The DNA window TCATCTGCGGGATCAGCTTCCGCATCAGCGCGGAATCATCCACCACCAGGACTCGGATGGGTTTCTTCATACGGCAGCACCCATGGATGCGGCTCGGGCGACCGGAACGGGTGCAACGGGAATGCGTGCGTAAGCAACACGGTCCACCAGCACGGGAACGTTCAGGATTAACACCACCGTCCCGTCTCCGAGGATGCTTGCGCCGCTTACCAGCTCCGTTGCGACCAATTGGTCGTCCATGGCCTTGATGACTAACTCGTCCTCGCCGACTAGCTTGTCTACGATGAGTCCGAATTTTCGGTCTCCCATCGCGACCACTACTACGAAAAACTTGCTGATCGAATTCTCCCGGGCCTCCGGCATCAACCGGCTCAATCGAGCGAGAGTGATTACCTCGTCACGAATGCGCAGTACCTCGCAGTTATCCACGCGATGGATCTGGTCGTGACTTGCGCGTGTGATCTCCACCACGGAGTTCAGCGGTACCGCATAGAGTTGGTCGCCCGAGGAGAACAACAATGCCTTGATGATGGCCAGGGTTAGTGGCAACGTCAGCCGGAAGGTGGTGCCTCGTCCCGGCGTGCTGATGATCTGGATCGATCCTTTCAGCCGTGCTACCACGCTGCGGACCACGTCCATGCCTACGCCACGTCCGGATAATTCCGTGATTTCATCACTCGTGCTGAAGCCCGATTCAAAGATAAGCTCCAGTTTCTGATGGTCCGACATCGTGGCGATCTGGTCGGCCGTAGCAATGCCACGTTGGACTGCTTTCTCCGCAATCTTGTCAGCGGAGATTCCCCGGCCGTCGTCCGCCACCTCGATCACCACGTGATTCGCCTGGTGATATGCACTGAGCTTCAGGAATCCTTGCGGAGGTTTGCCGGCAGCTACTCGCTCTTCCGGCGATTCAATGCCATGGTCAACTGCATTCCGCACCAGGTGCGTCAAAGGCTCGGCAAGCTGGTCGAGAATGCCTTTGTCCAGATCGGTCTCCTGCCCGACCATCACCAGCTCGGCATCCTTCCCGCACTGCTTTGCGGTGTCACGCAGCACTCGTGGAAACCGACGGAACAATTGCTCAACCGGCACCATGCGAATCTTCATCACTGACCGCTGCAGCGCGTTCAGCACCTGCGCCTGTTTCGACATCGCGTCCACAAAACGGACCTTCAGTGGATCCTTGGGGAACCGCTTTCCGAACTCATGGATCGACTGGTAAAGCATCGACTTGCCGATAATGAGTTCGCCCACCAGGTTCATCACCGCATCGATTCGGTCGGCATCCACGCGCAGCGTGTTCTCGACCGGCTGAGCTTCCTTGGCTTTGGCAGGACGTTGTGCCGCTTCGACAACAGCCTCTTCTAAATCCGGAACTGCAGGGGAAGCGACTGGCGTGTGTGTGGCCGCGATGCCGAGCACATCCGCATCAGCATCTACGTGAGTGGCGGACTCCTGAACGGGAGGCGTCCACTGGTTCACGACGATGCCATCCACCACGGTTGGGATCGCGCACTTCTTCTCGATCTCGGCCTTGGAAACGGACGTCGCGAGCGCTACTTCAATCACGTCAAGCGTGCCGTCTACCGGAATGTGTTCAGGGTGCCGTGCGAGTACTCTTCCGAGCAAAGGGAACGCGTTCAGAATCACCTGCACCGCCGCCGCCCTCATCGGAGAGTTGCGGTCCATCGACACGGCGACACAGTAGACCACCTCGCCTGCTTCGACGGCGTTCTTCATTGCGAGCCGGTCGTATTCGGTCCAGGAGAACTCCGGCACAAACTTCTTAGCCGCCGTGCTTCCCCCGGGCGCCTTGAGCAGCTTGGAAATCATCGTCCGCAGCGGGTCAGCTTTGGGAGGCTGCATGTTTCCGCGGTACGCAGCCAGCAGCGCGTCGAACATATCGGCAGCGCTCAAGACCACTTCCGCGAGTCCTGTACCCGCGGACGCAGCCAGTTCCGGCGTCAGTACGTCTTCCAGCTCGTGCGCAAGCTCACTCAGCTCACGGAACCCACACGCCGCGGAATCGCCCTTCAATGTGTGAACGGTCCTGCGAATTCCACGCACGATTTCCGCGTCTCCTGGAGCTTTTTCCAGGTCCAGGCCCTGGTCGTTCAGCGCTTGCAGTAATTCCTGTGCGCTCTCGAAAAACAGTTCGCGTAATTCCGCTGCCCGTTCTTCTGAGAAGAAGTTCACAACTCCACCTCGATCTTCTGGTACGCGGTACCGTTATTCTGGTGAATCATCCGGAACCGGTCGGTGAGTCCAAATAGGCTTTCTGCATGTCCGACGAATAGATATCCGTCCTGATTCAAGCAGCGATAGAACTTCTCGATTAAGCGTTTCTGCTCCGCCTCGTCGAAATAGATCATCACGTTCCGGCAGAAAATGAAGTCATTCCGCTGCGGGAGGAATTCTGTTTTCAGGTTATGGAAATCGAAGTGGACCAGGTCGCGTACCGCTCGTTTCACCTGGTAATGGTCACCAAGTTTGTCGAAGTAGCGCAGCCGGTACATATAGTCCACCGGCTCCATCTGGTTTTCGGAATAAAGCCCTTCTTGCGCCGTCCGCAAAGCCGAATAGCTGATGTCCGAAGCCAGCACTTCCACCCGCCACGGAGGCGGGATCAGCGGCTTCGGAACCGGCATGTCAAACGGCAGAGGGTTGCGAAGATAGTAGTAAGCCAGTGCGTCCGCGATCTGCATCGCGAGCGTATACGGCTCTTGCCCCGTAGAACAGCCTGCACTCCACACTCGCAATGTCCAGTCGCGACGTTCCTGCTTGCGGCGGAGCATCTCTTCCAGCGTTGTCTTCTGGAAAAGCTCCAACTGCGGCTTGTTGCGGAAGAAGCTGGTTTCGTTGACGGTCAGGATTTCAAGCAGGGAAGTCAGTTCCGCCTTGCCTTCACGGCTGGTGAGCAGGCGGTAGTAGCTATAGAAGGAGTCGAGCCGGCAGGCTTTCAGGCGGCGCTGCAAACGGTCCTGCAGGAAGTGTGCGCGCCGCTCGTCAAAGTACATCCCACATTCGTGGTAGACGAGTGTCTGCAACAACTTCAGCTCAGGCTCGGTGATGGGTATGGACGTTGCCATTCCTGCTCGCTTGTCTTACTGCACTGCCATGTTTTCCGCAATCGTGCTTGCTTTCTGTAACTCGCCGCGCTTCAGCACCCGTTGCAGATCGACCAGGATGATCAGCCGGTTCTTCAACTTGCCCACGCCAGTCACGTACGTTTCGCTCTCGTCTTTCATGACTCTCGGAGGCGGTTCGATCTCGGAGTGCGGAATGCGCATTACCTCCGACGCCGAATCAACAATTAGCCCGACCAGCTTGCCTTCGGAATCCACCACGATGACCCGGTTCTTTTTGTCCGTCGATGTGTGTTGTTCTCCAAAGCGCTTGCGCAGGTCAACCACCGAAACGATCTTGCCGCGAAGGTTGATCACCCCTTCGACGAACTCCGGCGAATCGGGCACCGACGTGATCTCCGGCACGCGCACGATCTCATGCACGCACGTGATGGGAACCCCAAAGGTTTCCGCTCCTACCCGAAAGCCGACTATGTGCAGGTCGCTGCTCATGTTTAACTCCGGCTATACCCTTGCCACGCCGTAGGCGTTCTCGAACGAACCGTTGCCGTTTCCGTTCCCGTTGCCACTTCCATTACCGTAGCTGTAGCCGTTCGACTTGCCGTAGCCATTGCCGTTATCCCCTCGGCCGTAAGCAGGCGGCGCGGCCGGCACTCGGCTGCTGTTTGCATCGATCGAGAATCGGTCCATGCTGTCGATCAGCACGCGAGACATTTTCGACATCTGTTCGGCAGAAGCTGCCAGTTCGGTCGAGCCGGACGTGAAACGCTGAATCAGTTCGCGCATGCGTTCCATCGCCATCACGACCGCCTGCGCTCCCGACGCCTGCTCTTCCACCGCCGAGTTGATCTCGTGGGTCAGTTCGTTCAATCGGGTTGTTGCTTTGGCAATCTGTGAAGATCCATGCGACTGCTCGTTTGTCGCTGCGCCGATTTCCTGCGCGAACTTGTAAACCTCGGTTACGACGTTCGAGATCTTTTTCAACGCGCCGTTCAAGTCGGTGCCGAGAGTCAGTCCTTCGTCCACGATCGTGGTGCTCTTCTGCATGTTCTCGACCGCGCGACGAGCTTCTTTCTGAATGCTTTGGATAAGCTCTGAAATTTCCTTGGTGCTGGCGGCCGACTTCTCCGCCAATTTGCGAACTTCTTCCGCAACCACCGCGAATCCGAGCCCGTGTTCTCCGGCGCGGGCCGCTTCGATGGCGGCGTTCAGTGCCAGCAGGTTAGTTTGCTCGGCCAGGTCGTCGATGACTTCGATGATCTTGCCAATGTCGTCTGCCCTCGTTCCCAGGACGTCGATGATCTCTGACGAAGACTGAATCGAGGTGTTGATGCGTCCCAGACCGTCGGTCGTCTTCTGCATCGTGGAAATGCCGGCTTGCACTTCTTCGCGTGATCTCTGCGATATGTCGAGCAGCACCTTGGCCGTGTCGGCCACGCGCTGGATCGACGCCACCATTTCGTCGATGGACGATGATGTCTCGCTGACGCTGGAAGACTGCATCTGCGTGCTTTTCACCATGTTCTGCACGTTCACGCTCATCTCGTGCATCGTGCTGGTGACTTCGTCGATGGACGAGGAGGCCTGTACGCTGAGCTTGGCGGATTCTTCGGATGCGCTCGCGACCTGGTTCGAACCACTCGATACCTGCGACGCGCTGTCGCGGACCGCACTCACCAGCGAACGAAGCCCTTCGATCATGCGGGTAAACGCGATTGCCAGGGTGTCTCGCTGCGAACGGGGGCGAACCTGCACGGTTAAATCGCCGCGCGCGATGGCCTCGGATACCTGTGACATCTCGCGCAAATAACCGACCATCGTGCTGAAGGTCTTGGCCAGTACTCCGATTTCGTCGTTCTGTCGAATGTCGATCTGGTGCTCAAGGTCGCCGGTCTCGCCGATCTCACGTGCTACGCCGATCAGACGGTCCAGAGGATTGAGAATGGCGTTGGTTGTGCGGTAAGCGATGAAGCTGCCGACCCCCAGCGCCAACGCTGCGCCGAGGATGGCCACCAGCATGGTCACGGTGCTCGCTGTCGCGTCTTCCTTACGCTGGTCGCTCAAGTCTTGATCGATGAAGCGTTCTAGTTCATCGACATGCGTGGTCGACTTTGATGTCCAAACTACCGGGTCAAGCTGGAGATACTGAATTTGCAGTTCGCCAACCGTGGCGTTGCCCGAATCAACTTGCTTGCGCTTCTCGATCAACGGACGCGCAAAATTGTTCTCCCAATCCCGCTCGGAATCGCTCAGTTTCGAAAGAGAGTTTTTTTGCTGGTCGGTTTGTGCCTGCTGGCCTGCTTTCGAGATTGCTTCCCGCAGCTTCGCAAGCCCATCCGTCAGGGAATTCACTTCGTTGTTCGAACCACTGAGCAGGTAATTGCTCAGTTGCTGCCGGTTCTGCATCATCTGGAACCGGATCCCCTCCACTTCCTGCGAGAAATCGAATGCGTGCTGCGTCGCATTGCGAGCCGAGTGTTCACGCTGAACCGCGGCGATGTTGATCAGGCACAGGAACACCACTACCAGGAGAACGAGTCCAAAATTTAAGTACAGCTTTCTTCGTATGCTCATTGCACTGCTCCACCGGTTGTCCCGGGAACAGAATTCGTTTGTTTACCTGTCGTTACCGTTGCTGAACTGAAACTCCACCACCTGCGTGGTGTCGTTTGAGGCTGGTTCGTAGCGCCACTTCTTAACTGCGCTGACGGCCGACTCCACCAGTAAGGGGTGTCCGCCAATCACCTTTGTGTCCTTCACCGACCCGTTTGCTGCAATTACCACTTCCACCTTCACAACACCGCTCAGGTTCATCCGCTTCGCTAGATCGGGGTAGACGGGCGAGACCTTTGTCTTCACCTTTCGTCCGCCATCGTCGATGGCAGTGGCTGCTGAGACTCCCAGCGATAATCCAAGTAGTCCAAGAATGAGAGTTATTGAGAACCAATGTTTAAATTTACGGGTTAACACGCTGACCCTCCCGGTCACACTGCGGGCTTACGCATTTGAGTTATGTGCAACCCCTTTGCCATGCCGATGACTCATCGATAGTTTTTGTAAGTTACTGAGGTACAAACAGTTATGGTGAACGGGAGGACGTCTCAGGCCAGGTGTTTTCGTCTCAAACCCTGTTCTTGTGGCTCATTTCATCTCACGCTGAGACAGACACCTTAGTCGGCTCGCGGTTACCTCAAGGGCAACTTGAGGTTCAATTAGCCTTGACTCAAATTGAGATTGCAGAGTACCTTGCACTTTCCCGCAGTTGGTCCCGCAATGCTGCGCAACCACTCATGAGCGTAGAGACGAACAACACCGCAGACGCGCAGCAGAACCGTGCTGAAGAGCTTCAGCAGTTGCTCGATATCACTTCTGAACTGGGAACCCTCGGCGATCTCGACGAGTTTCTTCAGAAGTTCGTCGTCCGCGCAGCTCAGTTTTTAGGCTTCCGTCGAGCGTTTATAGCCATCGCCGATCAGGGCAGGTTTGACATCCGTTGGGTTGCCGAAAATAACGCTGCTAAGGCATTGCACGCGCAGTTACCTGATCCCGGGGCGAAGCGGTTGGTCTCGAGTTCTGAACCGGTCTTCGGCGATAACTTCAATCAACTCATATCTGCCGACTCTCAGTTCAGCCTGCAAATCGAACGCTTCCTGTCTGTGCCGCTCCTGGCTTCCGACCGTTCTCCTCTGGGGATTCTGGCCGTCTACGACCGCGATGCCGGCCAAGTCTCACAAGAAGACATCCGCCGGGCCAAAGCGCTAGGGGCCGAGGTCGCTGTCGTTCTCGAAGCGACACAGAACCTGCATCTGGCCAAAGTGAACCGCGAGCGCGCCGAAAGCCTGATGAATCTGGCCCTAGAGCTAAATTCGTCACTTCGGTTGCCACAATTTGTCAGAAGCTTTACCCAACGTGCTGCCGACATGTTGAATTCCCGGGCCGCAGTCCTGGCGCTGGCTCAGCGGTCTGTCCTCGAGACGGTGCTGGTTCACGACCCCCAGAACGTTCCTGATAAAGGCCTGCTTCGACGGCTGAACTCGGCCATGACGGAACTTGCGGCCAATCATACTGAGGCTATCGCTACCGGAACGGCCGCTTCACTTATTGGGCAGTCCATCGCAACAGCGCTTAACTGGCAGAACCTTACCGTGGCCCGCCTCCGTAGTGGCGATGGCGAACTCATCGGGCTTCTCTGCCTTGTCGACCCGAGCCAACCCCTGGGCGAAG is part of the Terriglobales bacterium genome and encodes:
- a CDS encoding chemotaxis protein CheA; this translates as MNFFSEERAAELRELFFESAQELLQALNDQGLDLEKAPGDAEIVRGIRRTVHTLKGDSAACGFRELSELAHELEDVLTPELAASAGTGLAEVVLSAADMFDALLAAYRGNMQPPKADPLRTMISKLLKAPGGSTAAKKFVPEFSWTEYDRLAMKNAVEAGEVVYCVAVSMDRNSPMRAAAVQVILNAFPLLGRVLARHPEHIPVDGTLDVIEVALATSVSKAEIEKKCAIPTVVDGIVVNQWTPPVQESATHVDADADVLGIAATHTPVASPAVPDLEEAVVEAAQRPAKAKEAQPVENTLRVDADRIDAVMNLVGELIIGKSMLYQSIHEFGKRFPKDPLKVRFVDAMSKQAQVLNALQRSVMKIRMVPVEQLFRRFPRVLRDTAKQCGKDAELVMVGQETDLDKGILDQLAEPLTHLVRNAVDHGIESPEERVAAGKPPQGFLKLSAYHQANHVVIEVADDGRGISADKIAEKAVQRGIATADQIATMSDHQKLELIFESGFSTSDEITELSGRGVGMDVVRSVVARLKGSIQIISTPGRGTTFRLTLPLTLAIIKALLFSSGDQLYAVPLNSVVEITRASHDQIHRVDNCEVLRIRDEVITLARLSRLMPEARENSISKFFVVVVAMGDRKFGLIVDKLVGEDELVIKAMDDQLVATELVSGASILGDGTVVLILNVPVLVDRVAYARIPVAPVPVARAASMGAAV
- a CDS encoding CheR family methyltransferase; protein product: MATSIPITEPELKLLQTLVYHECGMYFDERRAHFLQDRLQRRLKACRLDSFYSYYRLLTSREGKAELTSLLEILTVNETSFFRNKPQLELFQKTTLEEMLRRKQERRDWTLRVWSAGCSTGQEPYTLAMQIADALAYYYLRNPLPFDMPVPKPLIPPPWRVEVLASDISYSALRTAQEGLYSENQMEPVDYMYRLRYFDKLGDHYQVKRAVRDLVHFDFHNLKTEFLPQRNDFIFCRNVMIYFDEAEQKRLIEKFYRCLNQDGYLFVGHAESLFGLTDRFRMIHQNNGTAYQKIEVEL
- a CDS encoding chemotaxis protein CheW encodes the protein MSSDLHIVGFRVGAETFGVPITCVHEIVRVPEITSVPDSPEFVEGVINLRGKIVSVVDLRKRFGEQHTSTDKKNRVIVVDSEGKLVGLIVDSASEVMRIPHSEIEPPPRVMKDESETYVTGVGKLKNRLIILVDLQRVLKRGELQKASTIAENMAVQ
- a CDS encoding methyl-accepting chemotaxis protein, which encodes MSIRRKLYLNFGLVLLVVVFLCLINIAAVQREHSARNATQHAFDFSQEVEGIRFQMMQNRQQLSNYLLSGSNNEVNSLTDGLAKLREAISKAGQQAQTDQQKNSLSKLSDSERDWENNFARPLIEKRKQVDSGNATVGELQIQYLQLDPVVWTSKSTTHVDELERFIDQDLSDQRKEDATASTVTMLVAILGAALALGVGSFIAYRTTNAILNPLDRLIGVAREIGETGDLEHQIDIRQNDEIGVLAKTFSTMVGYLREMSQVSEAIARGDLTVQVRPRSQRDTLAIAFTRMIEGLRSLVSAVRDSASQVSSGSNQVASASEESAKLSVQASSSIDEVTSTMHEMSVNVQNMVKSTQMQSSSVSETSSSIDEMVASIQRVADTAKVLLDISQRSREEVQAGISTMQKTTDGLGRINTSIQSSSEIIDVLGTRADDIGKIIEVIDDLAEQTNLLALNAAIEAARAGEHGLGFAVVAEEVRKLAEKSAASTKEISELIQSIQKEARRAVENMQKSTTIVDEGLTLGTDLNGALKKISNVVTEVYKFAQEIGAATNEQSHGSSQIAKATTRLNELTHEINSAVEEQASGAQAVVMAMERMRELIQRFTSGSTELAASAEQMSKMSRVLIDSMDRFSIDANSSRVPAAPPAYGRGDNGNGYGKSNGYSYGNGSGNGNGNGNGSFENAYGVARV
- a CDS encoding energy transducer TonB; amino-acid sequence: MLTRKFKHWFSITLILGLLGLSLGVSAATAIDDGGRKVKTKVSPVYPDLAKRMNLSGVVKVEVVIAANGSVKDTKVIGGHPLLVESAVSAVKKWRYEPASNDTTQVVEFQFSNGNDR